A single Paraburkholderia sp. D15 DNA region contains:
- a CDS encoding delta(1)-pyrroline-2-carboxylate reductase family protein, protein MTRPITKIFDAAATARLIPYAALVDALQRASLDYAQQRIASPERLVVPLNAGGILLSMPATAPDLAIHKLVNVCASNRARDLPTIHGQVMAFDADTGETLFVLDGPSVTGRRTAAMSMLGVRTFMARPPGEFLLIGTGTQALNHLEAIGELYPDARVWVKGSSAARAEAFCVEYGEKTGEKASDDSSSDARHRVLHLQPLPDTDAPLPDSIDVVIALTTSRQPVYDEAARAGRLVIGVGAFTPEMAEIGARTLAGSALYVDDLAGAKHEAGDFIQAGVEWASVRGIASVLDGSAPLTASEANEANEANEANEANEANEASEAHETNRAIVFKTVGCAAWDLAACRVARDALASPGASPSASRNASADPLPAA, encoded by the coding sequence ATGACTCGCCCGATCACAAAAATATTCGATGCCGCCGCGACCGCGCGGCTGATTCCGTACGCGGCGCTCGTCGACGCGTTGCAGCGCGCGAGTCTCGATTACGCGCAGCAGCGGATTGCGAGTCCCGAGCGGCTGGTCGTGCCGCTCAACGCCGGCGGCATCCTGCTGTCGATGCCGGCCACCGCCCCCGATCTCGCGATTCATAAACTCGTCAATGTGTGTGCGAGCAACCGTGCGCGCGATCTGCCGACCATCCACGGCCAGGTGATGGCCTTCGACGCCGACACCGGTGAAACGCTGTTCGTGCTGGACGGCCCGAGCGTCACGGGGCGGCGCACCGCGGCGATGTCGATGCTGGGCGTACGGACTTTCATGGCACGGCCGCCGGGTGAATTCCTGCTGATCGGCACCGGCACGCAGGCGCTGAATCATCTGGAGGCGATCGGCGAGCTTTATCCGGATGCGCGGGTGTGGGTGAAGGGCAGCAGCGCGGCACGCGCGGAGGCGTTTTGCGTGGAGTATGGTGAAAAAACGGGTGAAAAGGCGAGTGACGATTCCAGCAGCGACGCCCGTCATCGCGTCCTCCACTTGCAGCCGCTGCCCGACACCGATGCGCCGCTTCCCGACTCGATCGACGTCGTGATCGCGTTGACCACCAGCCGGCAACCGGTGTACGACGAAGCCGCGCGCGCCGGGCGTCTGGTGATCGGCGTTGGCGCGTTCACGCCCGAGATGGCTGAAATCGGCGCACGCACGCTGGCGGGCAGCGCGTTGTACGTCGATGATCTGGCCGGTGCGAAACACGAGGCCGGCGACTTCATCCAGGCCGGCGTCGAATGGGCGAGCGTGCGCGGGATTGCGTCGGTGCTGGACGGCTCGGCGCCGCTCACTGCAAGCGAGGCAAACGAGGCAAACGAGGCAAACGAGGCAAACGAGGCAAACGAGGCAAACGAGGCAAGCGAGGCTCACGAAACGAACAGAGCGATCGTCTTCAAAACGGTCGGCTGCGCGGCGTGGGATCTGGCGGCGTGTCGCGTGGCGCGTGACGCGCTGGCGTCACCCGGGGCTTCGCCGAGCGCCTCGCGGAACGCGTCCGCCGATCCTCTTCCCGCCGCCTGA
- a CDS encoding DotU family type IV/VI secretion system protein, which produces MSYAPSLFGGSTPAATPAPASEPSYQVRSLLDLLYDGFFMLFLLKNGREPGDPVEFSQRIQQFLGDFERGAKKLNASAEDVYASKFAFCAAIDESVLSSTFKIRTEWERRPLQLTLFGEQLAGEKFFHYLEECRAQGAPRLQSLEVFHMCLLLGFQGKYLLEGPEKLAYLTARIGDEIAHMKGKRAPFAPHWPLPDQVAHRLKREVPLWSIGAVFALVGLLAYLGLNTYLRDSTLRSLAPYSQVVKLGPQSATLTISLP; this is translated from the coding sequence ATGAGCTACGCGCCTTCCCTGTTTGGCGGCAGCACGCCTGCCGCGACGCCCGCCCCCGCAAGCGAGCCGAGCTACCAGGTCCGCTCGCTGCTCGATCTTCTGTATGACGGCTTCTTCATGCTGTTCCTGCTGAAGAACGGCCGCGAGCCGGGCGATCCGGTCGAATTCAGCCAGCGCATCCAGCAGTTCCTCGGCGACTTCGAGCGCGGCGCGAAAAAGCTCAATGCGTCCGCGGAAGACGTGTATGCGTCGAAGTTTGCGTTCTGCGCGGCAATCGACGAATCCGTGCTGTCGTCCACCTTCAAGATCCGCACGGAGTGGGAACGCCGGCCGTTGCAGCTTACGCTGTTCGGCGAGCAGCTCGCGGGCGAGAAATTCTTCCACTATCTGGAGGAATGCCGTGCGCAAGGCGCGCCGCGTCTGCAATCGCTCGAAGTGTTCCATATGTGTCTGCTGCTCGGCTTTCAGGGCAAGTATCTGCTCGAAGGACCGGAGAAGCTCGCGTATCTGACCGCGCGCATCGGCGACGAAATCGCGCATATGAAGGGCAAGCGCGCGCCGTTCGCGCCGCATTGGCCGCTGCCCGATCAGGTCGCGCACCGGCTCAAGCGCGAGGTGCCGCTGTGGTCGATCGGCGCGGTGTTCGCGCTGGTGGGTCTGCTCGCGTATCTAGGGCTGAACACGTATCTGCGCGATTCGACGCTGCGTTCGCTCGCGCCGTATTCGCAGGTGGTCAAGCTCGGCCCGCAATCGGCGACGTTGACGATTTCGTTGCCGTAA
- the zwf gene encoding glucose-6-phosphate dehydrogenase has translation MTTQHASATPDLPLDMIIFGGTGDLSFRKLLPALYMAHLHCNLPPETRILTIGRKPWSREEYINEFMELKAKPFIEKKAFDAAAWDKFLALFEYVRMDVDSAEDYQRLKEASREGVRRVFYLATSPDLFTNICDNLATAGLIDGNSRVVLEKPLGHDLASAQAINTDVGRHFEEAQIYRIDHYLGKETVQNLMVLRFGNPIFGPLWQAPYIKSVQITVAETVGVGSRAGFYDKTGALRDMVQNHLLQLLCIVAMEPPVSLDPDAVRDEKLKVLRSLRPMTPEDIARDTVRGQYTAGAVDGEAVKGYQEEDNVPAGSRAETFVALRAHINNWRWAHVPFFLRTGKRMQKKVSEIVIEFSELPFSIFPSGGRNYGNKLVIQLQPEESIQLQVLAKEPGSGMHMLPVNLNLDLQQAFTERRAEAYERLLIDVIRGRLTHFMRRDELEAAWAWAEPILEGWGKSGEKPRAYTAGTFGPSASTALMARENGVWAEESQ, from the coding sequence ATGACGACTCAACACGCTTCCGCCACTCCCGACCTGCCGCTCGACATGATCATCTTCGGCGGCACGGGCGACCTGTCGTTCCGTAAGCTGCTGCCCGCGCTGTACATGGCGCATCTGCACTGCAATCTGCCGCCGGAAACGCGCATTCTCACGATCGGCCGCAAGCCCTGGTCGCGCGAGGAATACATCAACGAGTTCATGGAGCTGAAGGCCAAGCCCTTCATCGAAAAGAAAGCGTTCGATGCGGCCGCCTGGGACAAATTTCTCGCGCTGTTCGAATACGTGCGCATGGACGTCGATTCGGCGGAAGACTATCAGCGCCTGAAGGAAGCGTCGCGCGAAGGCGTGCGCCGCGTGTTCTATCTGGCAACCTCGCCGGACCTGTTCACCAATATCTGCGACAACCTCGCGACGGCCGGGCTGATCGACGGCAATTCGCGCGTCGTGCTGGAAAAACCGCTGGGTCACGATCTGGCGTCCGCGCAGGCGATCAACACGGATGTCGGCCGGCATTTCGAGGAAGCGCAGATCTACCGGATCGACCACTACCTCGGCAAGGAAACCGTGCAGAACCTGATGGTGCTGCGCTTCGGCAATCCGATTTTCGGGCCGCTGTGGCAGGCGCCGTACATCAAGAGCGTGCAGATCACGGTCGCGGAAACGGTCGGCGTGGGCAGCCGCGCCGGCTTCTACGACAAGACCGGCGCGCTGCGCGACATGGTGCAGAACCACCTGCTGCAACTGCTGTGCATCGTCGCGATGGAACCGCCGGTATCGCTCGATCCGGATGCGGTGCGCGACGAAAAGCTCAAGGTGCTGCGCTCGCTGCGGCCCATGACGCCCGAGGACATCGCTCGCGATACCGTGCGCGGTCAATACACCGCGGGCGCTGTCGACGGTGAAGCGGTGAAGGGCTATCAGGAAGAGGACAACGTGCCGGCGGGCAGCCGCGCGGAAACCTTCGTCGCGTTGCGCGCGCATATCAACAACTGGCGCTGGGCGCACGTGCCGTTCTTCCTGCGTACCGGCAAGCGGATGCAGAAGAAGGTGTCGGAGATCGTCATCGAGTTTTCCGAGCTGCCGTTCTCGATCTTCCCGAGCGGCGGACGCAACTACGGCAACAAGCTGGTGATCCAGTTGCAGCCGGAAGAATCGATCCAGTTGCAGGTGCTCGCGAAGGAGCCGGGCAGCGGCATGCACATGTTGCCGGTGAATCTGAATCTCGATCTGCAGCAGGCGTTCACCGAGCGCCGCGCCGAGGCGTATGAGCGTTTGCTGATCGACGTGATCCGTGGCCGCCTCACGCACTTCATGCGTCGCGACGAACTGGAAGCCGCATGGGCGTGGGCCGAACCGATTCTGGAAGGCTGGGGCAAGTCGGGCGAGAAGCCGCGTGCCTATACGGCGGGAACGTTCGGACCGTCGGCATCGACCGCGTTGATGGCGCGCGAGAACGGCGTGTGGGCGGAAGAATCGCAGTAA
- the tssK gene encoding type VI secretion system baseplate subunit TssK — protein MSYSAKVLWGEGLFLRPQHFQRQDAYHEARLFESIQAIQPYNWGVRSVRFDRDALSSNVLRLSELSMVFPDGALYSGPQADELPPPIALETLPDGINEFTFYLALHPLRETGANYSQDSNAGFVSRYVSTQTPVADHFTDAAEADITFLKTSVKLIAHSEPRDQLLSVPLVRIRRTATSGFEFDDSFVPPCLAIEASPVLHQRLRQLIDALQAKVNALYGFHREPTKNIIEFRSGDIASFWLLHTASAAFASLAHLYQHSALHPERLFQELLRLAGQLMTFSKGYALSDLPAYRHDDPGPPFARLDTILRDLLETVISTRYFAIALEEVRPSFHAGRLDSGKIDDKTQFFIAVSANMPTAELVEAVPARFKVGAPDDVDKLVLSAMPGVRLVYTPQVPPAIPVRPGACYFSFESRGALYDRMLQAQSAMIYAPSGINDLQLELIAVTS, from the coding sequence ATGAGTTATTCCGCAAAAGTGCTCTGGGGGGAAGGCCTGTTTCTGAGGCCGCAGCATTTTCAGCGTCAGGACGCCTATCACGAGGCGCGCCTGTTCGAATCGATCCAGGCGATCCAGCCGTACAACTGGGGCGTGCGCAGCGTGCGTTTCGACCGCGACGCGCTGAGCAGCAACGTGCTGCGTCTGAGCGAGCTGTCCATGGTGTTTCCGGACGGCGCGCTCTACTCGGGGCCGCAGGCCGACGAACTGCCGCCGCCCATCGCGCTCGAAACGCTGCCCGACGGCATCAACGAATTCACCTTCTATCTTGCGTTGCATCCGCTGCGCGAAACCGGCGCGAATTATTCGCAGGACAGCAACGCGGGTTTCGTGTCGCGCTACGTCAGCACGCAGACGCCAGTGGCCGATCATTTCACCGACGCCGCCGAAGCCGACATCACCTTCCTGAAGACCAGCGTCAAGCTGATCGCACACAGCGAGCCGCGCGACCAGTTGCTGTCGGTGCCGCTCGTGCGCATTCGCCGCACCGCGACCTCGGGCTTCGAATTCGACGACAGCTTCGTGCCGCCGTGTCTCGCGATCGAGGCATCGCCGGTGCTGCATCAGCGGCTGCGGCAACTGATCGACGCGTTGCAGGCCAAGGTCAACGCGCTGTACGGTTTTCACCGCGAGCCGACCAAGAACATCATCGAGTTCCGTTCCGGCGACATCGCGTCGTTCTGGCTGCTGCATACCGCGAGCGCGGCATTCGCGTCGCTCGCGCATCTTTACCAGCATTCGGCGCTGCATCCGGAGCGGCTGTTCCAGGAACTGCTGCGCCTCGCCGGCCAGTTGATGACGTTTTCGAAGGGCTACGCGCTGTCGGATCTGCCCGCTTACCGGCACGACGATCCGGGTCCGCCGTTCGCGCGGCTCGACACGATCCTGCGCGACCTGCTCGAGACCGTGATCTCCACGCGCTACTTCGCGATCGCGCTGGAAGAAGTGCGGCCGTCGTTCCACGCGGGCCGTCTCGACTCGGGCAAGATCGACGACAAGACGCAGTTCTTCATCGCCGTGTCGGCCAACATGCCGACCGCCGAACTCGTCGAAGCGGTGCCCGCGCGCTTCAAGGTCGGCGCACCGGACGACGTCGACAAGCTGGTGCTGTCGGCCATGCCGGGCGTGCGGCTCGTCTACACGCCGCAGGTGCCGCCCGCCATTCCGGTACGGCCGGGTGCGTGCTACTTCTCCTTCGAATCGCGCGGCGCGCTGTATGACCGCATGTTGCAGGCCCAGTCGGCAATGATCTACGCGCCGTCGGGCATCAACGATCTTCAACTCGAACTGATCGCCGTCACATCATGA